The stretch of DNA GGTGGCTGCCGCCTCAGGCCCGACTGCCTTGATGAGCCAGTTGTCCGCCGACGGCCGGCGCGCGATGTAGGCGCGCGTGCCGCCGACGGCCTCGGCAACCGCGAGGGCTGCGCCGACGCCGACGAGATCGGCGATCTCGCCAAGCACTCCGGGGAGGCCGTGGCCAGCTTTGCTCATGGCGCAGCCTCAGACCCGAAGAGATCCATCTGCCCCCCCGGCGAGCACCTTCCGGTGCGAGGTCTTCCGCGGCGATCGGCTCCCACCGGATCAGCACTCCGGAGAACAGCAGCACGCCCGGGTGCCGGCCGCGCCAGAACATCGTCATGGCCGCCCAGTCGCAGAACCCGTCGCTCCAGGCGAAGGCGTCAAGATCATCCAGCGCGGTGTGCTTGACGTGGGGCAGGATCACCACCCCGGCGTCCAGGTCGAGCTGGACGGGCCAGACCACCTCGCAGAGCGGCTGGGCAATCAAGCGGCAGTGCTCGGTCCGCATGCCCTGGTAGAGCTGCATCGCCTCGCCCGGGCGGGCGTGACGCGAGCGGCCCGCCCGCTCCGCCCGGATGGTCTGGCGCTTGTTGCCCTTGCGGATGTAGGGGACGAATTGTGGATCGAAGTTATAGGCGACCATCGGCACCTCCCAGGGGCTCGATCCGCTCCCAGACCTCCAGGCCGTCGTGTCCCGGGTCGATCGCAGCCCTGACCTCCGGATGCCGGAACCAGCCCGGGCAGGTGAGGCAGAGCGCGCAGAGTGGCGGGGTCGGCACCGACGTGGCGACGATCGCCACGATGTGCCGGCCGCATTCGCAGCAGTCGAACTCAGCGCTCATGGGAGCCTCGCCCTGACCAGCGCGTGGACCGCCCCCCCGGAGACCGGCAGCGGGGCGGTTGCGGGTCTCGGCCTGGCTGGCCGCCAGTTCGCGCCAGGTGCGGCGCACCCGCTGGCCTGACGATGCTTCGGCCGGCGCGGGACCGGCCGGCGCAGCGGCCCGACCGGCGGCGTCCAGCTCGGCCTTGAGGCGGGCCACCTCCGCCTCGGCCTGGGCGATGATGGCACCCAGTTCGGTCGCAAGACGGGTATTCTCACGCTGAAGCGCAGCGACCCGATCGGAGAGTTCCGCCGTCAGGTCGGGCCCGTCCGCCCGCATCCCGGACACGGTCCGGTACAACCGGTCGGCGTCTGGGGCCTCAACGAAGAAACCCTCGCCCCACTGCGTCCGGATCGTTATCCCAGCGTCGGCCGCCCGAAGCTTCGCGCGGATCTTGCAGACGAACGTGGCGATGATTTTCTCGTCGGCATCCGGCTCCAGGCCGTAGAGCGCGACCATGAGGTTGGGCACGGACACCACGTTGCCGCGCGCCC from Methylobacterium aquaticum encodes:
- a CDS encoding helix-turn-helix domain-containing protein; translation: MRDRIDLLEEQVRQYREAAESTPAYPAEWGLTPKETRLVAALVRARGNVVSVPNLMVALYGLEPDADEKIIATFVCKIRAKLRAADAGITIRTQWGEGFFVEAPDADRLYRTVSGMRADGPDLTAELSDRVAALQRENTRLATELGAIIAQAEAEVARLKAELDAAGRAAAPAGPAPAEASSGQRVRRTWRELAASQAETRNRPAAGLRGGGPRAGQGEAPMSAEFDCCECGRHIVAIVATSVPTPPLCALCLTCPGWFRHPEVRAAIDPGHDGLEVWERIEPLGGADGRL